Proteins co-encoded in one Pseudarthrobacter chlorophenolicus A6 genomic window:
- a CDS encoding phosphodiesterase produces the protein MEHIEAEHPRPRHFLLHLSDPHLLGGPEPLYGVVDSEARLAQLFEEVKASGARPEAVIFTGDLADRGEPGAYAKLRAIVDPACKELGAEVIWAMGNHDNRANFREGLLDQPRDDAPVDNSYFINGLRVITMDTTVPGYHHGELCGSQLEWLARELETPAPDGTILALHHPPVPSVLDLSVLVELRDQGSLAAVVRNSDVRTILAGHLHYSTTATFAGIPVSVASASCYTQDLNVPVGGTRGQDGGQAFNLVHVYEHTIVHSVVPMGTATTVGEYVTAEETARRLEAAGVRIPETAKQRTTSRTGATTGR, from the coding sequence ATGGAGCACATCGAGGCCGAACATCCCCGGCCACGCCACTTCCTACTCCACCTGAGCGATCCCCATTTGTTGGGAGGTCCGGAACCCCTGTACGGCGTCGTTGACAGCGAAGCCCGCCTTGCGCAACTCTTTGAAGAGGTCAAGGCGTCCGGGGCAAGGCCGGAGGCCGTCATCTTTACCGGCGATCTTGCCGACAGAGGCGAACCGGGCGCTTATGCCAAGCTTCGCGCGATTGTTGATCCCGCCTGCAAGGAGCTTGGCGCCGAGGTCATCTGGGCCATGGGCAACCATGACAACCGCGCCAATTTCCGCGAGGGCCTGCTGGACCAGCCCCGCGATGACGCTCCGGTGGACAACAGCTACTTCATCAACGGCCTGCGGGTCATCACCATGGACACCACCGTCCCCGGGTACCACCACGGGGAGCTGTGCGGGTCCCAGCTGGAGTGGCTGGCCAGGGAACTTGAGACGCCTGCCCCGGACGGCACCATCCTTGCCCTGCACCATCCGCCCGTGCCCTCGGTGCTGGACCTGTCGGTGCTGGTGGAACTGCGTGACCAGGGGTCGCTGGCCGCGGTGGTCCGGAATTCGGATGTGCGGACCATCCTGGCCGGTCACCTGCACTACTCCACCACCGCTACCTTCGCCGGGATCCCGGTGTCGGTGGCCTCCGCCAGCTGCTACACCCAGGACCTCAACGTCCCGGTCGGCGGCACGCGGGGGCAGGACGGCGGCCAGGCATTCAACCTGGTCCACGTGTACGAGCACACGATTGTGCACTCGGTGGTCCCGATGGGAACTGCGACGACGGTGGGCGAATATGTGACAGCAGAAGAGACCGCGCGGCGCCTCGAGGCCGCCGGGGTCCGCATCCCCGAGACCGCGAAGCAGCGCACCACGTCGAGGACAGGCGCCACCACCGGGCGTTGA
- a CDS encoding stealth family protein: MQVERLTLTSTETTITEAPVQDEVYYAGQPSSEEQFHSEVTSAEAEQRFRLRPDVIRHKGRYAVVNDNRTPYQAMVEDLLFLRNVLANAGLAYLLVRGNNDRPVIALGWRDRKKLRAALVEACRDEPFYSMTVDAKKKTSVLVADGELSSNRQARIFRLYRPRVEPVGGFEFGASAGVQIELWSFEGEQIILPIENSLTRRTLLRQDAVRGTVERYGHTWPTIENMFADHASDISFDIDLVFSWVDGSSPEYIAARRAQQKDAVLGEGDDHEARFRQIDELKYALRSVYMFAPWIRRIFIATDSPAPAWLAEHPSVTIVRSEEFFSDPSVLPTHNSQAVECQLHHIDGLSEHFLYSNDDMFFGRPVSPDLFFTPGGITKFIEAETRIGLGDNAAERSGFENAARVNRKLLWNRFGRITTRHLEHTAAPLRRSLITQMEEEFPEEFRKTAASRFRAADNISVTNSFYHYYALLTGRAVTQTAAKVRYVDTTMRAGLNYLPKLLSKRNMDFFCLNDGSFPEVAADERAELVTDFLEKYYPIKAPWEK; encoded by the coding sequence AGGCTCCGCCCTGACGTGATCCGGCACAAGGGCCGCTACGCCGTCGTCAACGACAACAGGACGCCCTACCAGGCCATGGTGGAAGACCTGCTGTTCCTGCGAAACGTGTTGGCCAACGCGGGGCTGGCGTACCTCCTGGTGCGTGGCAACAATGACAGGCCCGTCATCGCGTTGGGCTGGCGCGATCGGAAGAAGCTCCGGGCCGCCCTGGTGGAAGCCTGCCGGGACGAGCCCTTCTACTCCATGACCGTTGACGCCAAGAAGAAGACGTCCGTCCTGGTTGCGGACGGCGAACTTTCCTCCAACAGGCAGGCGCGCATTTTCCGCCTCTACCGGCCCCGCGTGGAACCCGTGGGCGGCTTTGAGTTCGGCGCGTCCGCCGGTGTGCAGATCGAGTTGTGGTCCTTCGAGGGCGAGCAGATCATCCTGCCCATCGAAAACTCGCTGACGCGCCGGACCCTCCTGCGCCAGGACGCGGTCCGCGGAACGGTGGAACGCTACGGCCACACCTGGCCCACCATCGAGAACATGTTCGCCGACCACGCCAGCGACATCAGCTTCGACATAGACCTGGTCTTCTCATGGGTAGACGGCAGCTCCCCCGAGTACATTGCTGCACGGCGTGCCCAGCAGAAGGACGCCGTCCTGGGCGAAGGTGACGACCACGAAGCCCGGTTCCGGCAGATCGACGAGCTCAAGTACGCGCTGCGGTCTGTCTACATGTTCGCGCCCTGGATCCGCCGCATCTTCATCGCCACGGACTCCCCTGCCCCGGCATGGCTGGCAGAACACCCTTCGGTGACTATCGTCCGGAGCGAGGAGTTCTTCTCCGATCCCTCGGTGCTGCCCACCCACAACTCCCAGGCCGTCGAGTGCCAGCTGCACCATATAGACGGGCTCTCGGAGCACTTCCTGTACTCCAACGACGATATGTTCTTCGGCCGGCCGGTGAGCCCGGACCTGTTCTTCACCCCCGGCGGCATCACGAAGTTCATTGAGGCGGAAACCAGGATTGGCCTGGGCGACAACGCCGCCGAACGCAGCGGGTTCGAGAACGCGGCACGGGTCAACCGAAAGCTGCTGTGGAACAGGTTCGGCCGGATCACCACCCGCCACCTGGAGCACACTGCCGCGCCGCTGCGCCGGAGCCTCATCACGCAGATGGAGGAGGAGTTTCCGGAGGAGTTCCGGAAGACCGCCGCCAGCAGGTTCAGGGCAGCCGACAATATCTCGGTGACCAACTCGTTCTACCACTACTACGCGCTGCTGACCGGGAGGGCCGTTACGCAGACCGCGGCCAAGGTGCGTTACGTGGACACCACCATGCGGGCTGGGCTGAACTACCTGCCCAAGCTGCTGTCCAAACGCAACATGGACTTCTTCTGCCTCAACGACGGCAGTTTCCCGGAAGTCGCAGCCGATGAGCGCGCCGAACTGGTCACGGATTTCCTGGAGAAGTATTACCCCATCAAGGCGCCCTGGGAGAAGTAG